A single Marinobacter sp. es.042 DNA region contains:
- the pheA gene encoding prephenate dehydratase, producing MSDEQVRLGELRDQIDQLDQKIMELISARAACAQEVAHVKMTANPGQDVFFYRPEREAQVLRRIKEQNPGPLSGEEMARLFREIMSACLALEKPMHIAFLGPIGTFTQAAALKHFGHSVVSVPLPAIDAVFREVESGAAHYGVVPVENSTEGMINHTLDMFMSSPLKICGEVQLRIHHHLLVSPKRGDQEITRIYSHQQSFAQCRQWLDTHRYGIERVTVSSNAEAARRAAEEPGTAAIAGDMAAELYGLEMLANSIEDRPDNTTRFLIIGREEVPASGHDKSSILVSMRNKPGALYQLLEPFHRHGLSLTRIETRPSPSGTWAYVFYIDFEGHMEDEQVRKVLAEVDEEAVELKRLGSYPIGVL from the coding sequence ATGAGTGATGAGCAGGTTCGGCTCGGAGAGCTGCGGGACCAGATCGATCAGCTTGATCAGAAGATCATGGAGCTGATCAGTGCCAGGGCCGCCTGTGCCCAGGAAGTGGCGCACGTTAAAATGACCGCCAATCCGGGGCAGGACGTCTTTTTCTATCGCCCCGAGCGTGAGGCCCAGGTGCTTCGCCGCATCAAGGAACAGAATCCGGGGCCGCTGTCGGGTGAGGAAATGGCCCGTCTGTTCCGGGAAATCATGTCCGCCTGCCTGGCGCTGGAAAAGCCCATGCACATTGCATTCCTGGGTCCGATTGGCACGTTCACACAGGCGGCAGCGCTCAAGCATTTTGGTCACTCGGTGGTCAGCGTGCCTTTGCCGGCCATTGATGCGGTATTCCGGGAGGTCGAATCCGGCGCTGCCCATTACGGCGTGGTGCCGGTCGAGAACTCGACCGAGGGTATGATCAACCACACCCTGGATATGTTCATGTCCTCGCCGCTGAAGATCTGCGGCGAGGTTCAGCTGCGGATTCACCATCACCTGCTTGTGTCTCCGAAGCGCGGCGACCAGGAAATCACCCGGATTTATTCCCATCAGCAATCGTTTGCCCAATGCCGGCAATGGCTGGACACCCACCGCTACGGCATCGAGCGGGTTACCGTCTCCAGCAATGCGGAAGCGGCCCGGCGCGCAGCCGAGGAGCCCGGCACGGCGGCCATTGCCGGTGATATGGCGGCAGAGCTCTATGGTCTGGAGATGCTGGCGAACAGCATTGAGGATCGCCCGGACAATACCACCCGCTTCCTGATCATTGGCCGGGAGGAAGTGCCGGCCAGTGGCCACGACAAGTCGTCTATCCTGGTGTCCATGCGCAACAAGCCGGGGGCTCTGTATCAGCTCCTCGAGCCTTTCCATCGTCACGGGCTCAGCCTGACCAGAATCGAAACGCGGCCCTCGCCAAGTGGCACCTGGGCCTATGTGTTCTACATCGATTTCGAGGGACACATGGAAGATGAGCAGGTCCGGAAGGTGCTGGCAGAAGTGGATGAAGAGGCCGTTGAGCTCAAACGCCTGGGTTCCTATCCGATTGGCGTTCTGTAA
- a CDS encoding bifunctional prephenate dehydrogenase/3-phosphoshikimate 1-carboxyvinyltransferase translates to MTSSEPLFKRVAVIGLGLIGGSLACAIRRNGLAGTVVGADHRSEELQLGKELGVIDQAASTVSDAVRGADLVVLAVPVRATRAVLEQIRPALEPDAILTDVGSTKSSFVTDVEAVFGGLSPLVIPGHPIAGSEKSGIRAANPELFANHKVILTPPDNVSQPHLARLKGLWEGCGATVLTMSVAYHDEVLAATSHLPHLIAFSLVDTLAGEDENMDIFRYAAGGFRDFTRIAASDPVMWHDIFLSNRDAVLRVIDHFTHDLEQLRTAIANQDSATLLRVFSRAKAAREHFSKMLSGQAYVTNNSEKQVTFRLQPGGAITGDIRVPGDKSMSHRSIMLGALADGVTEVKGFLEGEDSLATLQAFRDMGVTIEGPDDGFVRIHGVGMHGLQAPRGPLYLGNSGTAMRLFAGLLAAQPFDSELTGDASLSGRPMGRVADPLRAMGAVIDTEKGGRPPLKIRGGQKLSGIHYEMPVASAQVKSCLLLAGLYAEGSTSVTEPAPTRDHTERMLAGFGYHVHRDGATASVSGGGKLTATNIDVPGDISSSAFFLVAASIAPGSDLILRHVGMNPTRVGVINILNQMGANIEILDEREIGGEPVADLRVRSAELQGIDIPEDQVPLAIDEFPVLFIAAACANGRTVLRGAEELRVKESDRIQVMADGLAALGVETTVTPDGIIIDGGQTIGGGTVNSHGDHRIAMSFAVASLRAAGDITVNDCANVATSFPGFVELAQGTGINISAEGAE, encoded by the coding sequence ATGACGTCTTCCGAGCCTCTGTTTAAACGGGTAGCGGTGATTGGCCTGGGGCTTATCGGTGGCTCCCTGGCCTGCGCGATCCGTCGCAATGGGCTTGCGGGTACGGTTGTTGGTGCGGACCATCGCTCTGAGGAACTGCAACTCGGCAAAGAGTTGGGTGTGATCGATCAGGCGGCTTCAACGGTTTCTGATGCTGTTCGTGGCGCGGACCTCGTTGTGCTTGCCGTTCCGGTAAGGGCGACACGCGCGGTTCTTGAGCAGATTCGTCCGGCTCTGGAGCCGGACGCGATACTCACCGATGTCGGTAGTACCAAATCCAGCTTCGTAACCGATGTTGAGGCCGTGTTCGGCGGCTTGTCGCCTCTGGTTATTCCCGGTCATCCCATTGCCGGTTCCGAGAAGAGCGGCATCCGGGCGGCCAATCCCGAGTTGTTCGCCAACCACAAGGTCATCCTTACGCCGCCGGACAATGTCAGCCAGCCCCACCTGGCTCGCCTGAAAGGGCTCTGGGAGGGATGCGGTGCCACGGTGCTGACCATGTCGGTGGCGTATCACGATGAGGTGCTGGCAGCCACCAGCCACTTGCCCCACCTGATCGCGTTCTCCCTCGTAGATACCCTGGCGGGTGAAGATGAGAACATGGACATCTTCCGCTACGCCGCCGGTGGCTTCAGGGACTTTACCCGGATTGCGGCCAGCGATCCGGTGATGTGGCACGATATTTTTCTGTCGAACCGTGATGCGGTTCTTCGTGTCATTGACCACTTTACCCACGACCTCGAACAACTGCGCACTGCCATTGCCAATCAGGACAGCGCCACGTTGTTGCGGGTTTTCAGTCGCGCCAAGGCGGCGCGTGAACATTTTTCGAAGATGCTCTCAGGACAGGCTTACGTGACAAACAACAGTGAAAAGCAGGTAACGTTCCGTCTACAGCCCGGTGGCGCGATCACCGGTGATATCCGGGTGCCCGGCGACAAGTCAATGTCGCACCGTTCCATCATGCTGGGTGCTCTGGCAGACGGTGTAACCGAGGTGAAAGGGTTTCTGGAAGGTGAAGACAGCCTGGCGACGCTCCAGGCATTCCGGGATATGGGCGTCACTATTGAAGGCCCGGACGACGGCTTTGTTCGCATCCATGGTGTTGGCATGCACGGGCTTCAGGCCCCCCGCGGGCCTCTGTATCTGGGTAACTCGGGAACCGCCATGCGGCTGTTCGCCGGTTTGCTGGCGGCCCAGCCTTTTGATTCCGAGCTTACCGGCGATGCGAGTCTCTCCGGTCGCCCGATGGGGCGGGTTGCCGATCCGCTCAGGGCGATGGGCGCCGTTATCGATACCGAAAAAGGGGGGCGCCCGCCACTGAAAATCCGTGGTGGCCAGAAGCTGTCCGGTATTCACTATGAAATGCCGGTGGCCAGCGCCCAGGTCAAATCGTGTCTTCTGCTGGCCGGACTTTATGCCGAGGGCAGTACATCGGTGACCGAGCCGGCGCCTACCCGTGATCATACCGAACGCATGCTCGCGGGTTTTGGCTATCACGTTCACCGTGACGGTGCGACCGCCAGTGTCAGTGGTGGCGGCAAACTGACGGCGACCAATATTGATGTGCCTGGCGATATTTCGTCGTCCGCGTTTTTCCTCGTCGCGGCCAGTATTGCCCCGGGCTCCGATCTGATCCTTCGCCACGTTGGTATGAACCCGACCAGGGTTGGTGTGATCAACATCCTGAATCAGATGGGCGCCAATATCGAGATTCTGGACGAGCGCGAAATCGGTGGTGAGCCGGTGGCTGACCTTCGGGTCCGCTCCGCGGAGCTCCAGGGTATCGACATCCCTGAGGATCAGGTCCCCTTGGCCATCGACGAATTCCCGGTGCTGTTCATTGCCGCGGCCTGTGCCAACGGCCGCACGGTGCTGCGGGGCGCAGAGGAACTTCGGGTCAAGGAAAGCGATCGGATCCAGGTGATGGCAGATGGCCTTGCTGCACTGGGAGTCGAGACCACCGTCACGCCTGACGGCATTATTATCGATGGCGGTCAGACCATCGGTGGCGGTACCGTGAACAGTCATGGAGACCATCGCATCGCGATGTCCTTTGCGGTCGCTTCCCTGCGCGCTGCGGGTGACATTACGGTGAACGACTGTGCCAATGTGGCTACGTCTTTCCCCGGTTTTGTGGAACTTGCGCAAGGAACGGGGATCAATATCTCAGCCGAGGGGGCTGAATAA
- the hisC gene encoding histidinol-phosphate transaminase, whose translation MAIDYQSLAVRGVQALSPYQPGKPIEELARELGLNPAEIIKLASNENPLGPSEKAMSAARQALSELCLYPDGNGFNLKQALSKRLNVGMDQITLGNGSNDVLEVITRCFADADSEVVFSQYAFAVYPLVTQAIGARGVSVPAREWGHDLDAMAAAVTDRTRLVFVANPNNPTGTVHTADAIEAFLKKIPENVLVVLDEAYCEYLTGDQYPDGVELLARFPNLIVCRTFSKAWGLAALRVGYSISSPAIADILNRVRQPFNVDTVALSAATAVLEDEDYLERSRDVNTAGLRQLQEAFDRMGLGYIPSAGNFVAVEVGEQAMGVYQALLAHGVIVRPIAGYGMPRHLRVSVGLPEENERFIEALAQALTASGLSD comes from the coding sequence ATGGCTATTGATTACCAGAGCCTGGCGGTTCGCGGCGTACAGGCCCTCTCACCCTATCAGCCGGGCAAGCCGATTGAAGAGCTGGCCCGTGAGCTTGGCCTCAATCCGGCAGAAATCATCAAGCTGGCGAGCAACGAAAACCCGCTGGGGCCCAGCGAAAAAGCGATGTCGGCGGCGCGGCAGGCCCTCTCCGAGCTTTGTCTGTATCCCGATGGCAACGGATTCAACCTGAAGCAGGCGCTTTCGAAGCGTCTGAACGTCGGGATGGATCAGATTACCCTTGGTAACGGCTCCAACGATGTACTGGAAGTGATTACCCGTTGCTTCGCCGATGCAGATTCCGAGGTGGTGTTCTCCCAGTACGCGTTCGCCGTCTACCCGCTGGTGACCCAGGCCATCGGTGCCAGGGGTGTGTCCGTGCCAGCCCGGGAATGGGGGCACGATCTGGACGCCATGGCCGCAGCGGTTACCGATCGCACTCGTCTCGTGTTTGTCGCCAACCCGAACAACCCGACGGGTACCGTTCATACGGCGGACGCCATTGAAGCGTTCCTGAAGAAAATTCCCGAGAACGTGCTTGTGGTTCTGGATGAAGCCTACTGTGAATACCTGACCGGTGATCAATACCCGGATGGTGTCGAGCTGTTGGCCCGTTTCCCGAATCTCATCGTTTGCCGCACGTTCTCCAAAGCCTGGGGGCTGGCGGCTCTGCGGGTAGGTTACAGCATCTCCTCGCCGGCCATTGCAGACATTCTTAACCGGGTGCGTCAGCCGTTCAACGTGGATACCGTTGCCCTGTCTGCCGCCACGGCTGTGCTCGAAGATGAGGATTACCTCGAGCGTTCGCGGGATGTGAATACAGCCGGTCTGCGTCAGTTGCAGGAGGCATTTGACCGGATGGGGCTCGGTTACATTCCGTCGGCCGGGAACTTCGTTGCCGTGGAAGTGGGGGAGCAGGCCATGGGCGTTTACCAGGCTCTGCTCGCACACGGTGTAATTGTCCGGCCCATCGCGGGCTATGGCATGCCCAGACATCTTCGGGTGTCCGTAGGGCTGCCGGAAGAAAATGAGCGCTTTATCGAAGCTCTGGCCCAGGCCCTGACTGCATCGGGGCTCAGCGACTGA
- the cmk gene encoding (d)CMP kinase, whose translation MVDSSAPVITVDGPGGSGKGTITQMLARKLGWHLLDSGALYRLTALAAVRQGVSLDDENGLVKVAAGLDVAFEPTPEGEPVKVILAGQDVTADIRTESAGDNASKVAVMQPVRDALLQRQRDFRQAPGLVADGRDMGTVVFPDAPVKIFLTASAEERAQRRYSQLKDAGVDVNIDALLEEIRVRDERDMNRSAAPLKPADDAQVIDSTGLSIEKVLDRCMAAAGQA comes from the coding sequence ATGGTTGATAGCAGTGCGCCGGTGATTACCGTTGATGGTCCCGGAGGTTCCGGCAAAGGCACGATCACCCAGATGCTGGCCCGAAAGCTTGGGTGGCATCTTCTTGACAGTGGTGCCCTTTACCGGCTGACGGCGCTGGCCGCGGTTCGCCAGGGCGTGTCTCTGGATGACGAGAACGGCCTGGTTAAAGTCGCCGCCGGGCTGGATGTGGCCTTTGAGCCCACTCCGGAAGGTGAGCCGGTAAAAGTGATTCTCGCCGGTCAGGACGTGACAGCAGATATACGTACAGAATCGGCTGGCGACAACGCCTCGAAGGTGGCAGTCATGCAGCCGGTTCGGGATGCGCTATTGCAGCGCCAGCGGGACTTCCGGCAGGCGCCGGGCCTGGTGGCCGATGGCCGGGATATGGGAACGGTGGTTTTTCCGGATGCACCGGTAAAAATCTTCCTGACGGCAAGCGCCGAGGAGAGGGCCCAGCGGCGCTATAGCCAGTTGAAGGACGCGGGTGTCGATGTTAATATTGACGCCCTTTTAGAGGAGATACGGGTTCGTGATGAACGGGATATGAACCGTTCCGCAGCCCCTCTCAAGCCCGCAGATGATGCGCAAGTCATTGATTCTACGGGATTGAGTATAGAAAAGGTGTTGGACAGGTGTATGGCCGCAGCAGGTCAGGCCTGA
- the rpsA gene encoding 30S ribosomal protein S1, with protein sequence MSESFADLFEESLKEIDMQPGSIVQGTVVDVDNDWVTVNAGLKSEGVIPASQFLNEKGELEIAIGDVVDVALDAVEDGFGETRLSREKAKRAEAWKVLEKSFEAEEVVKGIINGKVKGGFTVDLAGIRAFLPGSLVDVRPVRDTAHLENKELEFKVIKLDQKRNNVVVSRRAVLEAENSAEREALLETLTEGMEIKGIVKNLTDYGAFVDLGGVDGLLHITDMAWKRIKHPSEIVNVGDEISVKVLKFDRERNRVSLGLKQLGEDPWVDIKGRYPEGSKVTARVTNLTDYGCFAELEEGVEGLVHVSEMDWTNKNIHPSKVVQVGDEVGVMILDIDEERRRISLGIKQCVSNPWEDFSSNFNKGDRISGKIKSITDFGIFIGLDGGIDGLVHLSDISWNETGEEAVREYKKGDEVETVILSVDPERERISLGIKQLESDPFAEFVQLNDKGSIVKGTVSAVDAKAATIALNDEVEAVLKASEISRDRVEDARNALKEGEEVEAKIISIDRKNRIINLSVKSKDVEDDKQALENVRTKTAETSSGATTIGDLIKEQMQQQNANKD encoded by the coding sequence ATGAGCGAGAGCTTTGCGGATCTTTTTGAAGAAAGCCTGAAAGAAATTGACATGCAACCGGGTTCCATCGTCCAGGGAACCGTTGTAGACGTCGATAACGACTGGGTCACCGTTAACGCCGGACTGAAGTCCGAAGGCGTTATCCCCGCCTCCCAGTTCCTTAACGAAAAAGGCGAGTTGGAAATTGCTATCGGCGACGTTGTCGATGTAGCTCTCGACGCTGTTGAAGACGGCTTCGGTGAGACCCGTCTGTCCCGTGAAAAGGCCAAGCGTGCAGAAGCCTGGAAGGTACTCGAGAAGTCCTTCGAAGCTGAGGAAGTGGTTAAAGGTATCATCAACGGTAAGGTCAAGGGTGGTTTCACCGTCGATCTGGCCGGCATCCGTGCCTTCCTGCCTGGCTCGCTGGTTGATGTTCGTCCGGTTCGCGACACCGCGCACCTGGAGAACAAAGAACTCGAATTCAAGGTTATCAAGCTCGACCAGAAGCGCAACAACGTGGTTGTTTCCCGCCGCGCCGTTCTGGAAGCTGAAAACAGTGCTGAGCGTGAAGCTCTGCTCGAAACCCTGACCGAGGGTATGGAAATCAAGGGTATCGTCAAGAACCTGACCGACTACGGCGCGTTCGTGGATCTGGGTGGTGTTGACGGCCTGCTGCACATTACCGATATGGCCTGGAAGCGCATCAAGCATCCGAGCGAAATCGTTAATGTTGGCGACGAAATCAGCGTCAAGGTGCTGAAGTTCGATCGTGAGCGTAACCGAGTCTCCCTCGGCCTGAAGCAGCTGGGCGAAGATCCCTGGGTTGATATCAAGGGTCGTTACCCGGAAGGCAGCAAGGTTACTGCGCGCGTTACCAACCTGACTGACTACGGCTGCTTTGCTGAGCTGGAAGAAGGTGTTGAAGGCCTGGTTCACGTATCTGAAATGGATTGGACCAACAAGAACATCCATCCGTCCAAGGTTGTCCAGGTAGGCGACGAAGTGGGCGTGATGATTCTGGATATCGACGAAGAACGTCGTCGTATCTCCCTGGGTATCAAGCAATGTGTATCCAACCCGTGGGAAGATTTCTCCAGCAACTTCAACAAGGGCGACCGTATCTCCGGTAAGATCAAGTCAATCACTGACTTCGGTATCTTTATCGGTCTGGATGGCGGCATCGACGGTCTGGTTCACCTGTCTGATATCAGCTGGAACGAGACTGGCGAAGAAGCGGTTCGTGAATACAAGAAGGGTGACGAAGTTGAAACCGTTATCCTGTCTGTTGATCCGGAGCGTGAGCGTATCTCCCTGGGTATCAAGCAGCTCGAGAGCGATCCGTTCGCCGAGTTTGTTCAGCTGAACGACAAGGGCTCCATTGTTAAGGGCACCGTGTCTGCAGTTGATGCCAAGGCAGCTACCATTGCTCTGAACGACGAAGTTGAAGCGGTACTGAAAGCCTCTGAAATCAGCCGTGACCGTGTTGAAGATGCACGCAACGCGCTGAAGGAAGGCGAAGAAGTTGAAGCGAAGATCATCAGCATCGACCGCAAGAACCGCATCATCAACCTGTCTGTGAAGTCCAAAGATGTTGAGGACGACAAGCAGGCACTGGAAAACGTGCGGACCAAAACTGCGGAAACTTCCTCTGGTGCGACCACCATCGGTGATCTCATCAAGGAGCAGATGCAGCAGCAAAACGCCAACAAGGACTAA
- the serC gene encoding 3-phosphoserine/phosphohydroxythreonine transaminase produces the protein MSRAYNFCAGPATLPESVLRQARDEMLDWRGTGMSVMEMSHRSDEFVQIAETAEKDLRELAGVSDDYAVLFMQGGASSQFSTIPLNLLGEKGSADYVNTGIWSKKAIAEASRYGKVNVVASSEDSGFTTIPDQSSWQTSADAAYLHYTPNETIGGLEFGFIPDSPGAPLVADMSSSMLSRPVDVSRFGVIYAGAQKNIGPSGLVVVIIRKDLLGKARKETPTMMNYQVIADNGSMYNTPATYSWYLAGLVFKWLKEQGGVKAMGEINLRKARKLYDFIDTNEFYANPIDPRFRSWMNVPFTLADDALNGEFLKGANARGLLNLAGHRSVGGMRASIYNAMPEAGVDALIDYMTEFAKERG, from the coding sequence ATGAGCAGGGCGTATAACTTTTGTGCAGGTCCGGCCACCTTGCCGGAGAGCGTGCTTCGTCAGGCGCGGGATGAAATGCTCGACTGGCGCGGTACCGGCATGTCGGTGATGGAAATGAGCCATCGCAGCGACGAGTTTGTCCAGATTGCCGAAACTGCAGAAAAAGATCTGCGTGAACTGGCCGGCGTGTCGGACGACTACGCGGTTCTTTTCATGCAGGGTGGAGCGTCCAGCCAGTTTTCCACCATTCCTCTGAATCTGCTGGGCGAAAAGGGCTCTGCGGACTATGTGAATACTGGCATCTGGTCCAAGAAGGCCATTGCCGAGGCCAGTCGCTATGGCAAGGTGAACGTGGTGGCGAGTTCGGAAGACAGTGGCTTTACCACGATTCCGGATCAATCTTCCTGGCAGACCAGTGCCGACGCGGCGTATCTGCACTACACGCCCAACGAGACCATCGGTGGCCTGGAATTCGGTTTTATTCCGGATAGCCCGGGCGCGCCGCTGGTTGCCGACATGTCCTCATCTATGCTGTCCAGGCCGGTGGACGTCTCCAGGTTCGGTGTGATCTATGCCGGTGCCCAGAAGAACATCGGTCCCTCGGGATTGGTGGTGGTCATTATCCGCAAGGATCTCCTGGGCAAGGCCCGCAAGGAGACCCCGACCATGATGAATTATCAGGTGATTGCAGATAACGGCTCCATGTACAACACGCCGGCGACCTACTCCTGGTACCTGGCCGGTCTGGTGTTCAAGTGGCTGAAAGAGCAGGGCGGTGTGAAGGCCATGGGTGAGATCAACCTGCGCAAGGCCCGCAAGCTCTACGATTTCATCGATACCAACGAGTTCTACGCCAACCCGATCGACCCGCGGTTCCGCTCCTGGATGAACGTGCCATTCACGCTGGCGGATGATGCCCTGAATGGTGAATTCCTGAAGGGTGCCAATGCCCGTGGCCTGCTGAACCTGGCCGGCCACCGTTCGGTTGGCGGGATGCGTGCGAGCATCTACAACGCGATGCCAGAAGCCGGTGTCGATGCGCTGATTGACTACATGACCGAATTTGCGAAGGAGCGTGGCTGA